One window from the genome of Cottoperca gobio chromosome 15, fCotGob3.1, whole genome shotgun sequence encodes:
- the npas4l gene encoding LOW QUALITY PROTEIN: neuronal PAS domain-containing protein 4-like (The sequence of the model RefSeq protein was modified relative to this genomic sequence to represent the inferred CDS: deleted 2 bases in 2 codons) encodes MVPHRSTKGASKARRDQINHEIRNMRSLLPITQEDQERLSYLHSMGAICAYIRKSVLFQGLPAGLRSHCSLPYEAFLPALHGFILVTTAQGKLVYVSENVAEYLGLSMIDVLQGDTLYDIVERSDIDIVQSNLDIESNSSSERSFICCMQTSKAFKLQHGSCCSMLVRGSFQSVPQPCPSSSSACPTNQPLFVALCTPTVERLQNTDSHFCHSFHSVHRLDMTFTQLSDSVLYFLGYSAEELTGRSWYSLVHPEDLSLSAECHRSLMQADEGFQVEVVLRLQCKDLTWTWIYIQANKDSECQSVSCTNFIISETEARFLQEKIISDASRPSSQQAPHAQSHNTKCFKRQRTSNSQSEEPGAKARRESEEDVYYMACASSQGDSSPVPLGDSPSLFTPPYSPASSSSPLQQEELSHDLLMDVHGYTDQLLSSPECSPPYYSYPEARHTCHQSPSDSLPVAAAQTFDREAFGSLSPLSSSSPTYDFQACTAEARLVPDCLSVSDMCESPVDCALHQDDFGILEEPQGGSLIQVHHVPQHVLPIHSGPLTPNQSPTSTESNHYNEKEQAEISILAQQISSLASSFSMYHTLNLLQNVPQPAPTNALPSACDWHHHPPLPSDVPLKREPVLDVGVFDSILKDLDMVTRKSSMCGPGAVTYSYQQGLLHCRSESHQLEQGPLGLSPTIAEDPLPAEQFTSTDPFSLQLGHHDQNTELHQLNHYMQSALQQDGLAEENLY; translated from the exons ATGGTCCCTCACAGATCCACCAAAGGAGCGTCCAAAGCCAGACGGGATCAAATCAATCATGAGATCAGGAATATGCGCTCTCTGTTGCCCATCACCCAGGAGGACCAGGAGCGTCTCTCCTATCTGCACTCCATGGGCGCCATATGTGCCTACATCAGGAAATCTGTTCTCTTCCAGG GACTCCCTGCTGGGTTGAGATCACACTGCTCTCTGCCATACGAGGCCTTTCTTCCTGCATTGCACGGCTTCATCCTGGTCACTACCGCACAGGGGAAGCTGGTCTAC GTGTCTGAAAATGTAGCTGAATATCTCGGTCTTTCCATG ATAGATGTGCTTCAAGGAGACACTTTGTATGACATTGTGGAACGCTCGGACATTGATATTGTTCAATCGAACCTGGACATTGAAAGCAACTCATCATCAG AGAGGAGCTTTATATGCTGTATGCAAACCTCGAAGGCCTTCAAGCTGCAACACGGCAGCTGCTGTTCCATGCTGGTCAGAGGGAGCTTCCAGTCTGTCCCTCAGCCTTGCCCGTCCTCCTCTTCAGCCTGTCCCACCAACCAGCCTCTGTTTGTGGCCCTCTGCACCCCCACGGTCGAGCGCCTGCAGAACACTGACTCCCACTTCTGTCACAGCTTCCACAGCGTCCACAGACTCGATATGACTTTCACTCAGCTGTCGGACAG tgttttatattttttgggGTATTCGGCAGAAGAACTGACCGGTCGATCGTGGTACAGTCTCGTCCACCCTGAAGATCTTTCTTTGAGTGCAGAA TGTCATAGAAGTTTAA TGCAGGCAGACGAGGGCTTCCAGGTAGAGGTGGTGCTCAGACTCCAGTGCAAGGATCTGACGTGGACGTGGATCTACATTCAAGCTAACAAGGACTCTGAGTGCCAGAGTGTGAGCTGCACTAACTTCATCATCAG TGAAACAGAGGCCAGATTTCTTCAAGAGAAAATCATCAGCGATGCCTCAAGGCCATCCTCTCAACAGGCACCCCACGCTCAGAGCCACAACactaaatgctttaaaaggCAGAGGACGTCTAACAGCCAAAGTGAGGAGCCAGGTGCCAAAGCTAGGAGGGAGTCCGAGGAAGACGTATACTATATGGCGTGCGCCTCCTCCCAAGGTGATAGCTCACCTGTTCCCCTGGGTGACAGCCCTTCTCTCTTCACCCCTCCCTACAGCccggcctcctccagctcccctctgcagcaggaggagctcAGCCATGACCTCCTGATGGATGTGCATGGATACACAGATCAGCTGCTGTCCTCCCCTGAGTGCTCTCCCCCCTATTATTCCTACCCAGAGGCACGGCACACCTGTCACCAATCACCCTCCGACTCCCTCCCCGTCGCCGCTGCACAAACCTTCGACCGGGAAGCCTTcggctctctctctccgctctcctcctcgtctccaaCCTATGATTTCCAAGCTTGTACGGCCGAGGCTCGATTAGTTCCAGACTGCCTGTCTGTGTCCGACATGTGTGAGAGCCCAGTGGACTGTGCTCTGCATCAAGATGACTTCGGCATCCTTGAGGAGCCACAAGGGGGCAGCCTTATCCAGGTGCATCATGTTCCCCAACACGTGTTGCCCATACATTCCGGACCCCTCACCCCCAACCAATCGCCCACATCCACAGAGTCCAACCATTACAACGAGAAGGAGCAGGCAGAGATCAGTATTCTGGCTCAGCAGATCTCCTCCCTGGCCAGCAGCTTTTCCATGTATCACACCCTGAACCTGCTTCAAAATGTGCCCCAACCTGCACCAACTAACGCCCTGCCCTCAGCCTGCGACTGGCACCAtcaccctcctctcccttcagACGTTCCTCTTAAGCGGGAGCCAGTCCTCGATGTCGGCGTGTTCGACAGCATCCTGAAAGACCTGGACATGGTCACAAGGAAAAGCAGCATGTGCGGCCCCGGGGCTGTAACATACAGCTACCAGCAGGGCTTGTTGCACTGCAGGAGTGAGTCCCATCAGCTGGAGCAGGGGCCACTCGGTCTCTCCCCGACTATCGCAGAAGACCCGCTGCCTGCAGAGCAGTTCACCTCCACAGATCCCTTCAGTTTGCAGTTGGGACACCATGACCAAAACACTGAGTTGCATCAACTCAACCACTATATGCAGAGTGCCCTTCAGCAAG ATGGACTTGCTGAAGAAAACCTGTACTGA